The following are encoded together in the Macadamia integrifolia cultivar HAES 741 chromosome 10, SCU_Mint_v3, whole genome shotgun sequence genome:
- the LOC122091995 gene encoding calreticulin-like produces the protein MATPWKSPSLFGFIVLTIFSIASAEVYFEERFEDGWENRWVKSDWKRDENVGGEWNYTSGKWNGDPSDKGIQTSEDYRFYAISAEFPELNNRDKTLVFQFSVKHEQKLDCGGGYMKLLSGEVDQKKFGGETPYSIMFGPDICGYSTKKVHAILSRDGKNHLIKKDVPCETDQLTHVYTFILRPDATYTILIDNVEKQSGSLYSDWDILPPKKIKDPEAKKPEDWDDKEYIPDPEDKKPEGYDDIQKEITDPDAKKPEDWDDEEDGEWTAPTIPNPEYKGPWKAKKIKNPNYKGKWKAPMIDNPDFKDDPDIYVYTNLKYVGIELWQVKSGTMFDNVLVCNDPEYAKKLAEETWGKNKDAEKAAFDEAEKNSEKEEAKDDPADSDDENEDDESDDAEGDKPDSDDTEGSKTDDEDDVHDEL, from the exons ATGGCGACTCCGTGGAAAAGCCCTAGTCTTTTCGGCTTCATCGTCCTTACCATTTTCTCAATTGCTTCTGCGGAAGTGTATTTCGAAGAGCGCTTCGAAG ATGGATGGGAGAACCGATGGGTCAAATCCGATTGGAAGAGAGATGAGAACGTGGGTGGGGAGTGGAATTACACTTCTGGTAAATGGAATGGAGACCCTAGTGATAAAG GTATCCAAACCAGTGAAGACTACCGGTTTTATGCAATCTCAGCTGAGTTCCCTGAGTTAAATAATAGGGACAAGACTTTGGTTTTCCAGTTCTCTGTAAAACATGAGCAAAAGCTTGACTGTGGTGGTGGCTACATGAAGTTGCTCAGCGGTGAAGTTGATCAAAAGAAATTTGGTGGTGAAACCCCTTACAG TATCATGTTTGGACCAGATATCTGTGGCTACAGCACCAAGAAAGTTCATGCTATACTTTCCCGCGATGGAAAAAACCACCTGATCAAGAAGGATGTTCCTTGTGAGACCGACCAGCTGACTCATGTGTACACTTTCATCCTCCGGCCAGATGCTACTTATACCATCCTCATCGACAATGTCGAGAAACAATCTGGGAGTCTATATAGCGATTGGGATATTCTCCctccaaagaaaatcaaagatccaGAGGCCAAGAAA CCAGAAGATTGGGATGACAAGGAATATATTCCTGATCCTGAAGATAAGAAACCTGAG GGGTATGATGACATTCAAAAGGAGATAACTGATCCTGATGCCAAGAAG CCAGAGGATTGGGATGATGAGGAAGATGGTGAATGGACAGCACCAACCATCCCCAACCCAGAATACAAGGGTCCATGGAAGGCAAAG aaaataaagaatcccAACTACAAGGGCAAATGGAAGGCACCTATGATTGATAACCCAG ATTTCAAGGATGACCCAGATATTTATGTTTATACCAATTTGAAATATGTTGGCATCGAGCTGTGGCAG GTAAAGTCCGGGACgatgtttgataatgttttagTTTGTAATGATCCGGAATATGCAAAAAAGCTCGCTGAAGAAACATGGGGCAAAAACAAAGAT GCTGAGAAGGCAGCATTTGATGAGGCTGAGAAAAATAGTGAAAAGGAG GAAGCAAAGGATGATCCAGCTGATTCTGAT GATGAGAATGAGGATGATGAAAGTGACGACGCTGAAGGCGATAAACCTGATAGTGATGACACTGAAGGCAGCAAGACCGATGACGAGGATGATGTGCAT GATGAACTTTAA